The following are from one region of the Synergistaceae bacterium DZ-S4 genome:
- a CDS encoding helix-turn-helix domain-containing protein: protein MANYREILRLRSLGISNKQISAACHCSRTTVIDVLKRAGETSLEWGSAKDLSDKEITDRLFPPGLQKPCYKMPDYG, encoded by the coding sequence ATGGCCAATTACAGGGAGATCCTAAGGCTTCGCAGCCTTGGGATCAGCAACAAACAGATCTCCGCAGCATGTCACTGTTCACGGACAACTGTCATAGACGTGCTCAAACGTGCCGGGGAAACAAGCCTCGAGTGGGGATCCGCAAAAGACTTAAGCGACAAGGAGATAACAGACAGGCTTTTCCCGCCGGGGCTGCAAAAACCTTGCTACAAAATGCCGGATTACGGGG